The following proteins are encoded in a genomic region of Sorangiineae bacterium MSr12523:
- a CDS encoding acyl-CoA dehydrogenase family protein, producing the protein MSNFFKDNDDLAFYFEKGIDWEPLVEVSEYGYRTKDGFKSAREAVAFYGEVAEMVGELAADDIAPRAAAIDREEVRLQDGEAVAGPAMTAIFERIRDLDLHRLCLPRELGGLNVPVLSYFINIELIARADASAVAHHSFHGGMAMAMLAYSLHEGTTTFDVENARILQTRFGAAIDEIARGDAWGCMDITEPNAGSDMAALRAFAEQDAEGRWFLSGQKIFITSGHGKYHFVIARTERTENSDDPMAGLRGLSMFLVKAYDDLPDGTRRRYVTIDRIEEKLGQHGSVTASLLFDRAPAELLGARGEGFKCMLLLMNNARLGVGFESIGLCEAAYRLAKAYAEERRSMGKAVAQHEMIADYLDEMRTDLQGLRALAMYGAFHEEMAQKLIFLEKIGRGIASDEEVERIGRTLPEHIAKSRRVTPLLKYLAAEKAVEMSRRAVQIHGGAGYTRDYGAEKLLRDAMVMPIYEGTSQIQALMAMKDQLVALVKKPHAFVRRRAQATWRHATSRDPLERRVAGITLLALSGLQHLATRTAVDKLRSLSGVPVGGWRRALQVLAGWNPKRDFALAMLHAERITRILTDEAICDVLLEQAQKFPERRDVLERYLERAELRCHALHREITTTGERILALTNPAREPTPLAAE; encoded by the coding sequence ATGAGTAATTTCTTCAAAGACAACGACGACCTCGCGTTCTACTTCGAAAAGGGCATCGATTGGGAGCCGCTCGTCGAGGTCTCCGAGTACGGCTACCGCACGAAGGACGGCTTCAAAAGCGCACGCGAGGCCGTGGCCTTCTACGGCGAGGTCGCGGAAATGGTGGGCGAGCTCGCCGCGGACGACATCGCGCCCCGGGCGGCGGCCATCGATCGCGAAGAGGTGCGTTTGCAGGATGGCGAGGCCGTCGCCGGTCCAGCGATGACCGCCATTTTCGAGCGGATCCGCGATTTGGATCTCCACCGATTGTGCCTTCCGCGCGAGCTCGGGGGCCTCAATGTGCCGGTGCTTTCGTACTTCATCAACATCGAGCTCATCGCACGTGCGGACGCTTCGGCGGTGGCGCACCACTCGTTCCACGGCGGCATGGCCATGGCCATGCTCGCGTACTCGCTGCACGAGGGGACGACCACGTTCGACGTCGAGAACGCGCGCATCCTGCAGACGCGCTTTGGCGCGGCCATCGACGAGATCGCGCGGGGCGATGCGTGGGGCTGCATGGACATCACCGAGCCCAACGCGGGCAGCGACATGGCCGCGTTGCGCGCGTTCGCCGAACAAGACGCCGAAGGCCGCTGGTTTCTCAGCGGGCAGAAGATCTTCATCACCTCCGGCCACGGCAAGTACCACTTCGTCATCGCGCGCACGGAACGCACCGAAAACAGCGACGATCCCATGGCGGGCCTGCGAGGGCTTTCGATGTTCCTGGTCAAGGCGTATGACGATTTGCCGGATGGCACGCGCCGGCGTTACGTCACCATCGATCGCATCGAGGAAAAGCTCGGGCAACACGGCTCGGTGACGGCATCGCTCCTCTTCGACCGCGCACCCGCAGAGCTTCTCGGGGCGCGCGGCGAAGGCTTCAAGTGCATGCTGCTGCTCATGAACAACGCCCGCTTGGGCGTCGGCTTCGAGAGCATCGGCTTGTGCGAGGCCGCCTACCGCCTCGCCAAAGCGTACGCCGAGGAGCGCCGCTCGATGGGCAAAGCCGTCGCCCAGCACGAGATGATCGCCGACTACCTCGACGAGATGCGCACGGACCTGCAAGGCTTGCGCGCGCTGGCGATGTACGGCGCCTTCCACGAGGAGATGGCGCAGAAGCTCATCTTCCTCGAGAAGATCGGCCGCGGCATCGCGTCGGACGAAGAGGTCGAGCGCATCGGGCGCACGCTTCCCGAGCACATCGCCAAGTCGCGCCGGGTGACGCCGCTCTTGAAGTACCTCGCCGCCGAGAAGGCCGTGGAGATGTCCCGCCGCGCGGTGCAGATCCACGGCGGGGCAGGGTACACGCGCGACTACGGCGCCGAAAAGCTGCTGCGCGACGCCATGGTCATGCCGATTTACGAGGGCACGAGCCAGATCCAGGCGCTCATGGCGATGAAGGACCAGCTCGTGGCCCTGGTGAAGAAGCCGCACGCGTTCGTGCGACGAAGGGCGCAGGCAACGTGGCGGCACGCCACCTCGCGCGATCCGCTGGAGCGGCGTGTGGCGGGCATCACCTTGCTCGCGCTGTCGGGGCTGCAGCATCTGGCCACGCGCACCGCGGTGGACAAGCTTCGCTCGCTCTCGGGCGTGCCGGTGGGCGGCTGGCGCCGTGCTCTTCAGGTGCTAGCTGGCTGGAACCCCAAGCGCGACTTCGCCCTGGCCATGCTGCACGCCGAGCGCATCACGCGCATTCTGACCGACGAAGCCATCTGCGACGTTCTGCTGGAGCAGGCGCAGAAGTTCCCCGAGCGCCGCGACGTTCTCGAGCGCTACCTGGAGCGCGCCGAGCTTCGCTGTCACGCGCTTCACCGCGAGATCACCACCACGGGCGAGCGCATTCTGGCCCTCACGAACCCAGCGCGCGAACCAACGCCGCTAGCTGCGGAGTAA
- a CDS encoding TonB-dependent receptor translates to MSHRWRALLVLIALTWTRPVRAQEASEVRVRAAPRPPREPVSTSVSAEQARHLAGTQGDVGKVVDSLPGVARPPLGSGQLVVWGSAPADTRVYVDGVEIPALYHGSGLRSVLNSDLVSQVTLLPGAFGADFGRTLGGTVRVETRPLRDEGVHGYAGADTFDASGLVSAALGPRARAAVTARYSYLDALLAATSARDIGDYFPIPRYRDYQARAAFDLGEKESLDVTLLGAHDALDRTVASADPAKTRTESTESGFHRLYARYKRTTGEAEGIEVTPFAGYDQSTLSTSFGAQPTRLDVGSYRYGLRASYRARLGRRLVVSAGFDASGTASRITRRGSLTLPPREGDVAVFGAPPSDDVTADEFTAHVLDAAPHLSLDVRLGDVTVTPGVRLETFLLEGSRLTPNVTGQAPAVGFSRLEPSIDPRLSVRYQMTPRVAFLAAGGVYHQAPEPVDLGAVFGTPTLGLSRALHASLGERITLGSGLSAEVTGFYKSMHDLVVRSREVNPRIAHALVQDGEGRSYGLQFLVRRELGHGLSGWLSYTVSRSERRYPEQVRYRLFDFDQPHVLVLALSQELGRWVFGARFRYASGMPRTPVVGSYYDVVNDRSEPIFGAQNSVRLPAFYQLDARVERMFPLGRGVTLALSLDVQNVTYHENAEELVYTPDFRTRGTLRGLPTLAVVGARVEF, encoded by the coding sequence ATGTCGCATCGATGGCGCGCGCTACTCGTTCTGATCGCCCTCACGTGGACGAGGCCCGTCCGCGCGCAGGAGGCAAGCGAGGTGCGCGTGCGCGCGGCACCGCGTCCGCCGCGCGAGCCGGTTTCCACCTCGGTGAGCGCGGAACAGGCGCGGCATCTCGCGGGCACCCAAGGTGATGTCGGCAAGGTCGTCGACAGCTTGCCCGGTGTCGCGCGGCCGCCGCTCGGATCGGGGCAGCTCGTCGTATGGGGCTCCGCACCCGCGGACACGCGCGTCTATGTCGACGGCGTGGAGATCCCCGCGCTCTACCATGGGAGCGGGCTGCGCTCGGTCCTCAACTCGGACCTGGTCTCCCAGGTTACGCTGCTGCCCGGAGCCTTCGGCGCCGATTTCGGGCGCACCTTGGGGGGCACCGTTCGCGTAGAAACGCGCCCGCTTCGCGACGAGGGGGTGCACGGCTATGCGGGGGCGGACACCTTCGATGCGTCGGGACTCGTGTCGGCGGCCCTCGGGCCTCGTGCGCGCGCAGCGGTAACTGCACGATACAGCTATTTGGACGCGCTGCTCGCGGCCACGTCGGCGCGCGACATTGGCGACTATTTCCCGATTCCGCGCTACCGCGATTACCAGGCGCGTGCGGCGTTCGACCTCGGGGAAAAGGAGTCGCTCGATGTCACCTTGCTCGGGGCCCATGATGCGCTCGACCGCACCGTCGCATCCGCCGATCCAGCAAAGACGCGCACCGAGAGCACGGAGAGCGGCTTTCATCGCCTTTACGCGCGCTACAAGCGAACCACGGGCGAGGCCGAGGGCATCGAGGTGACGCCTTTCGCCGGCTACGACCAGAGCACCCTTTCCACGTCGTTCGGCGCGCAGCCGACCCGGCTCGACGTGGGCTCGTACCGCTATGGCCTGCGCGCATCCTATCGTGCGCGGCTCGGCCGGCGCCTCGTGGTTTCCGCGGGCTTCGACGCCTCGGGGACGGCCTCGCGGATCACGCGCCGTGGTTCACTCACCCTTCCACCGCGCGAGGGCGACGTGGCCGTCTTTGGTGCGCCGCCCAGCGACGACGTCACAGCGGACGAGTTCACTGCGCATGTCCTCGATGCGGCGCCGCACCTGTCGCTCGACGTGCGCCTCGGCGACGTGACCGTCACGCCCGGGGTGCGGCTGGAGACCTTTCTCCTCGAGGGAAGCCGGCTCACGCCGAACGTCACGGGTCAAGCGCCGGCCGTTGGCTTCTCGCGCCTCGAACCGTCGATCGATCCGCGGCTCTCGGTGCGCTACCAAATGACCCCGCGCGTGGCCTTTTTGGCGGCGGGTGGCGTGTACCATCAGGCGCCGGAGCCGGTGGACCTCGGCGCGGTGTTTGGTACGCCGACCCTCGGCCTCTCCCGCGCGCTCCACGCGAGCCTGGGCGAGCGCATCACCTTGGGCTCGGGTCTTTCTGCGGAGGTGACCGGCTTCTACAAATCGATGCACGATCTGGTGGTGCGCAGCCGGGAGGTGAACCCGAGGATCGCGCACGCGCTGGTGCAGGACGGCGAGGGGAGGAGCTACGGCCTGCAATTCCTCGTGCGCCGCGAGCTCGGGCACGGGCTTTCCGGGTGGCTCTCGTACACCGTGAGCCGCAGCGAGCGGCGGTATCCGGAGCAAGTGCGCTACCGGCTGTTCGATTTCGATCAGCCACACGTGCTGGTGCTGGCCCTGAGCCAGGAGCTCGGTCGCTGGGTGTTCGGCGCGCGATTTCGCTATGCGTCGGGTATGCCGCGCACGCCCGTCGTGGGAAGCTACTACGACGTGGTGAACGATCGCTCCGAGCCGATTTTCGGCGCCCAGAACTCCGTGCGCCTGCCGGCGTTCTACCAGCTCGATGCGCGGGTGGAGCGCATGTTTCCCTTGGGCCGCGGTGTGACGCTGGCGCTCTCGCTCGACGTGCAAAACGTCACCTACCACGAGAACGCCGAAGAGCTGGTGTACACGCCGGATTTTCGCACGCGGGGCACCCTTCGCGGGCTCCCGACGTTGGCCGTGGTCGGTGCCAGGGTGGAGTTTTGA
- a CDS encoding VOC family protein, translated as MQYHLGRLLDHVHLRVRNLEKSRRFYDAVLRSLGRELSGQSEHGFFADELFVDDDGEPTGRVHLALQAQDRETVNRFYEAALAAGGRDNGPPGERDYHPGYYAAFVLDPDGNNIEAVYHGKTNRSATSVVVTPVSRLD; from the coding sequence ATGCAATATCACCTAGGCAGGCTGCTCGATCACGTTCACCTGCGCGTCCGCAACCTCGAAAAAAGCCGTCGATTCTATGACGCTGTCCTTCGTTCGCTGGGGCGCGAGCTGTCCGGGCAGAGCGAGCACGGATTCTTCGCCGACGAGTTGTTCGTCGACGACGACGGCGAGCCGACGGGCCGGGTGCACCTCGCACTGCAGGCGCAGGATCGCGAAACGGTGAACCGCTTTTATGAAGCTGCGCTCGCCGCCGGCGGACGCGACAACGGCCCGCCGGGCGAGCGAGATTACCACCCGGGCTACTACGCGGCGTTCGTGCTCGATCCCGACGGCAACAACATCGAGGCCGTTTATCACGGCAAGACGAACCGCTCTGCGACCTCCGTCGTGGTGACGCCTGTCAGCCGGCTGGACTAG
- a CDS encoding ATP-binding protein, producing MSISFRTKLLASHVGLVVAIVTLLVLLLDRSIGADLERRLDQRLEQQASGAAQWGVGERRHPGKIAARLAAVVGAEVTLFDRDGKVLGDSRGAQKSESEVAPEVRAALEGNIGHATRTAGDSMQEMHYVAVGAPDGWVVRLAAPLSDINETLATTRHQLLVAAIVAAVVALGLGILASRLAAGPLRAMTAAAQRIAGGDFDVEVKSSAPDEFGVLARSLSSLAAQLEARIGELTAERTQVAQLLTVGREFMADASHELRTPVMTIQGYSETLLEGGADSATARQFLETIHRHACRLGRLVEDMLRLSALEVRPSADAIIEHVDVGGVASAVVDTLQARAEAQRVTLRVEVDAGVEISGDPLALEQVLENLVDNAIKYGRTGGTVTIRANQENEDTVVHVEDDGPGIDAHHLPRLFDRFYRVDPERSREKGGAGLGLAIAKQFVESMRGRIHIESELGKGARFVMRFPRVR from the coding sequence ATGTCCATCAGCTTTCGTACGAAGCTGCTCGCGAGCCACGTGGGGCTCGTGGTGGCGATTGTCACTTTGCTGGTGCTCCTGTTGGATCGCTCCATCGGGGCCGATCTGGAGCGCCGCCTCGATCAGCGGCTCGAGCAGCAGGCCAGCGGCGCGGCGCAGTGGGGCGTGGGCGAACGCCGGCATCCGGGAAAGATTGCGGCGCGCCTGGCGGCGGTGGTGGGCGCCGAGGTGACGCTCTTCGATCGCGACGGCAAGGTGCTCGGCGATTCGCGGGGGGCGCAAAAGAGCGAGTCCGAGGTGGCGCCCGAGGTGCGGGCCGCGCTCGAGGGAAACATCGGGCACGCGACCCGCACGGCGGGCGACTCCATGCAGGAGATGCACTACGTCGCGGTGGGCGCGCCCGATGGCTGGGTGGTGCGGTTGGCCGCGCCGCTGTCGGACATCAACGAGACGCTCGCGACCACGCGGCATCAATTGCTGGTGGCGGCCATCGTGGCGGCCGTGGTGGCCTTGGGCCTGGGGATTCTCGCATCGCGGCTCGCCGCCGGGCCCCTTCGCGCGATGACCGCGGCGGCGCAGCGCATTGCCGGCGGCGACTTCGACGTGGAGGTGAAGTCCAGCGCCCCCGACGAATTCGGCGTTCTCGCCCGCTCGCTGTCGTCGCTCGCTGCGCAGCTCGAAGCGCGCATCGGCGAGCTCACCGCCGAGCGCACCCAGGTGGCGCAGCTGCTGACCGTGGGCCGCGAGTTCATGGCCGACGCGTCGCACGAACTGCGCACGCCGGTGATGACCATTCAGGGTTACTCGGAGACCCTCCTCGAGGGCGGCGCCGATAGCGCGACGGCGCGGCAATTTTTGGAGACGATCCACCGGCACGCCTGCCGTCTCGGCCGCCTCGTGGAGGACATGCTGCGCCTGTCGGCGCTGGAGGTGCGCCCTTCCGCGGACGCGATCATCGAGCACGTCGATGTCGGGGGCGTGGCCTCCGCGGTGGTGGACACGTTGCAAGCGCGCGCCGAGGCCCAACGCGTCACGCTCCGCGTGGAGGTGGACGCGGGCGTCGAGATCAGCGGCGATCCTTTGGCGCTCGAGCAGGTCCTGGAGAACCTCGTCGACAACGCCATCAAATACGGCCGCACAGGCGGAACGGTGACGATTCGCGCGAATCAAGAGAACGAGGACACCGTCGTCCACGTCGAAGACGATGGTCCCGGCATCGACGCGCACCACCTGCCGCGCCTTTTCGACCGCTTTTACCGCGTGGATCCCGAGCGCTCGCGCGAGAAGGGCGGCGCAGGGCTGGGCCTCGCCATCGCGAAGCAATTCGTCGAATCGATGCGCGGACGCATCCACATCGAAAGCGAGCTCGGAAAAGGGGCCCGGTTCGTCATGAGGTTTCCGCGCGTGCGCTGA
- a CDS encoding acetyl-CoA C-acyltransferase, which translates to MGNVKNGRRAVVVAGARTPFVKAFSEYIELDAIALGVLATRALLKKVDLPYREVEGIVWGGVILPSGAPNVGREIALDLRLDPGCEAYTVTRACASGLQAVTSGAAAIERGEADILICGGADSTSNAEVKLPQKLVHAFAPLALGKPTPADYLSAAPKLLPLTELIPRQPKVAERSTGEVMGESAERMARRNEISREAQDAFALRSHQRAAAAIASGRFEDEVFPVQGAGGKWVHTDTLVRADSTMEKLAKLRPAFAREGTLTAGNSSALTDGGAAVLLMSEEKARALGYKPLAAFASWAYTGVDPSDQLLMGPALAMPKALARAGLRLADIDLVDMHEAFAAQVLSVLKMLASPAFARSRLGLDEAVGEVDPERLNVHGGSIALGHPFGATGARMVTTMANELARTQKKTALLGICAAGGLGAAAVLERVD; encoded by the coding sequence ATGGGCAACGTCAAAAACGGGCGCAGGGCGGTGGTCGTCGCGGGCGCGCGAACACCCTTCGTGAAGGCTTTCTCCGAGTACATCGAGCTCGATGCGATTGCCCTCGGGGTGCTCGCCACGCGGGCCTTGCTCAAGAAGGTCGATCTGCCGTACCGCGAGGTGGAAGGCATCGTCTGGGGCGGCGTAATCCTTCCCAGTGGCGCACCCAACGTGGGCCGCGAGATTGCCCTCGACCTGCGCCTCGACCCGGGCTGCGAGGCGTACACGGTCACGCGCGCGTGCGCGTCGGGGCTGCAGGCGGTGACTTCGGGGGCCGCGGCCATCGAGCGCGGTGAGGCGGATATCCTCATCTGTGGCGGCGCAGACTCCACGAGCAACGCCGAGGTGAAGCTTCCGCAAAAGCTCGTGCACGCCTTCGCGCCCCTCGCACTGGGCAAGCCGACCCCGGCCGATTACCTTTCCGCCGCGCCCAAGCTTCTCCCCCTGACGGAATTGATCCCGCGGCAGCCGAAGGTCGCGGAGCGCTCCACCGGCGAGGTGATGGGCGAATCCGCCGAGCGCATGGCCCGCCGCAACGAGATCTCGCGCGAGGCGCAGGACGCGTTCGCGCTGCGGTCGCATCAGCGGGCGGCGGCGGCCATTGCCTCGGGGCGCTTCGAGGACGAGGTGTTTCCCGTGCAGGGCGCCGGCGGAAAATGGGTCCACACGGACACGTTGGTGCGCGCCGATTCGACGATGGAGAAGCTCGCCAAGCTGCGCCCCGCGTTCGCGCGCGAGGGAACGCTCACCGCGGGCAACTCCAGCGCGCTCACCGATGGCGGGGCCGCCGTGCTGCTCATGAGCGAGGAGAAGGCGCGTGCACTCGGCTACAAGCCGCTCGCGGCGTTTGCCTCGTGGGCGTACACGGGGGTCGATCCCTCCGACCAGCTTCTCATGGGCCCTGCGCTGGCGATGCCGAAGGCGCTGGCGCGCGCTGGTCTTCGCCTCGCGGACATCGACCTGGTCGATATGCACGAGGCGTTTGCCGCCCAGGTTCTCAGCGTCCTCAAGATGCTCGCGAGCCCGGCGTTTGCGCGGTCGCGGCTCGGCCTGGACGAGGCCGTGGGCGAAGTCGATCCCGAGCGCCTCAACGTGCACGGTGGTTCCATTGCGCTGGGGCACCCCTTCGGTGCCACGGGCGCACGCATGGTCACCACCATGGCGAACGAACTGGCGCGGACCCAGAAGAAGACGGCGCTCCTGGGCATTTGCGCAGCCGGTGGACTCGGGGCTGCCGCCGTTCTCGAGCGCGTCGACTAG
- a CDS encoding TetR/AcrR family transcriptional regulator, translating into MVSRVDAEDDVRSRVLAAATRLFANRGFDGTSVQLIADEVGVTKPAVLHHFSSKEELRRAVVGNMLDHWQKTLPNLLLAATAGDDRFERVIGELLRFFTADPDRARLVAREMLDRPAEIRTLLKSAVRPWLAAVSGYIERGKNSGETSTSVDAEAYVIHILLLVIGASASQAVALAALDGKDAKLRYERELLRIARSSLGIQKGRRG; encoded by the coding sequence ATGGTAAGCCGGGTCGACGCCGAGGACGACGTGCGCTCGCGGGTGCTGGCAGCCGCCACACGGCTGTTTGCCAATCGCGGGTTCGATGGCACATCGGTGCAGCTCATCGCGGACGAGGTGGGTGTCACCAAGCCGGCTGTGCTCCATCATTTCTCCTCGAAGGAGGAGCTGCGGCGCGCCGTGGTTGGCAACATGCTCGACCATTGGCAGAAAACCCTGCCGAACCTTCTTCTCGCGGCCACCGCAGGTGACGATCGCTTCGAGCGCGTGATCGGTGAGCTGCTCCGCTTCTTCACGGCCGATCCGGATCGCGCACGCCTGGTGGCGCGGGAGATGCTCGATAGGCCAGCGGAGATCCGCACCTTGCTCAAGAGTGCGGTTCGCCCGTGGCTGGCCGCCGTGTCGGGCTACATCGAGCGCGGGAAAAATAGCGGCGAGACATCGACGTCGGTGGATGCCGAGGCGTACGTGATCCACATCCTTTTGCTGGTCATCGGTGCCAGCGCCTCGCAGGCGGTGGCGCTGGCCGCACTGGACGGGAAAGACGCGAAGCTGCGCTACGAGCGCGAACTCCTCCGCATCGCGCGAAGCAGTTTGGGGATCCAGAAGGGGCGTCGAGGTTAA
- a CDS encoding response regulator transcription factor, giving the protein MTHQEPSPDTGERILLVDDEVDLQKLFLFNFREAGFAPEAVGTAREAFEAAARQRPVVVVLDLMLPDISGTEVCRRMRADPALSDVGILMLTARGDEYDRILGFEVGADDYVVKPFSVRELVLRVRALVRRVSERTMARRAPDTGVRLRWRGLEVDTVRQRVYIDGAELSLRPLEYKLIAIFLENAQRTFTRRDLLEEVWGMSGSTPSRTVDTHVRRLRERLGAYGDAVETVHSVGYRLRTP; this is encoded by the coding sequence ATGACGCATCAGGAGCCCAGCCCCGATACCGGCGAACGCATCCTTCTCGTGGACGACGAAGTCGATCTGCAGAAGCTCTTTCTCTTCAACTTCCGCGAGGCCGGCTTCGCCCCAGAAGCGGTGGGCACGGCCCGAGAAGCCTTCGAGGCGGCCGCGCGGCAGCGACCCGTGGTGGTGGTTCTCGATTTGATGCTGCCCGATATCTCGGGGACGGAGGTCTGCCGCCGCATGCGGGCCGATCCTGCGCTTTCCGACGTGGGCATCTTGATGCTCACCGCGCGCGGTGACGAGTACGATCGCATCCTCGGCTTCGAGGTTGGCGCCGACGATTACGTGGTCAAGCCCTTCAGCGTGCGCGAGCTGGTGCTGCGCGTGCGCGCCCTGGTGCGCCGCGTGAGCGAGCGCACGATGGCCCGGCGCGCACCGGACACGGGGGTGCGCCTTCGCTGGCGAGGACTCGAGGTCGACACGGTTCGCCAGCGCGTCTACATCGATGGGGCCGAGCTTTCGCTGCGCCCGCTCGAATACAAATTGATCGCGATTTTCCTGGAGAACGCGCAACGCACCTTCACCCGGCGCGATCTCCTCGAAGAGGTGTGGGGCATGAGCGGCAGCACGCCCTCACGCACCGTCGACACGCACGTGCGCCGCTTGCGCGAGCGCCTGGGCGCCTACGGCGACGCCGTGGAGACGGTGCACAGCGTCGGTTACCGTTTGCGGACTCCTTAG
- a CDS encoding EamA family transporter codes for MATTKTELAEVLPPTSTAWRGITAPVAVCLGLLYFIWGSTYLAIRYVVEVLPAMTASGGRFLAAGTLLLLLLVIGGRNALPTRRHWLASIPGGLLLFMMGNGLVALAEKHVSSSATVVIIATMPLFAALIAAAMGERTSRRQWIGLGFGFLGILVMGIGDMGGSPEWLLLLLLAAGCWALGTNLTRKLPLAPGMMAAATQMIVGGVAQLAAGFALGERLPEAPLSELPHHAVLALVYLVIFGSLVAFSAYTYLIRHAPASVATSYAYVNPLVGVAFGIVIGHERVGVSTPVAALLVVLGVVFIMTGKKASVT; via the coding sequence ATGGCGACGACGAAGACGGAACTAGCGGAGGTTTTGCCACCTACATCGACCGCGTGGCGCGGAATTACGGCGCCGGTCGCGGTCTGTCTCGGTCTTCTTTATTTCATTTGGGGCTCGACGTACCTGGCGATTCGATACGTCGTGGAGGTACTTCCCGCGATGACCGCGAGCGGCGGGCGCTTTCTCGCGGCCGGCACGCTGTTGCTTTTGCTCTTGGTCATCGGCGGACGCAACGCGCTCCCCACGCGCCGTCATTGGCTCGCGTCCATTCCGGGCGGATTGCTTTTGTTCATGATGGGCAATGGCCTGGTAGCCCTGGCGGAAAAGCACGTCTCCTCGAGCGCCACGGTCGTCATCATCGCCACCATGCCGCTTTTCGCGGCCCTCATCGCGGCAGCCATGGGCGAGCGCACCTCGCGCCGTCAATGGATCGGATTGGGATTCGGCTTTTTGGGTATCCTGGTGATGGGGATCGGCGACATGGGCGGCTCGCCGGAGTGGCTCCTGTTGTTGCTCTTGGCCGCGGGCTGTTGGGCATTGGGCACGAACCTCACGCGCAAGTTGCCATTGGCCCCGGGCATGATGGCGGCGGCCACACAGATGATCGTGGGCGGTGTGGCGCAGCTCGCCGCAGGTTTTGCGCTGGGCGAGCGCTTGCCCGAGGCACCGCTTTCCGAGTTGCCGCACCATGCGGTGCTCGCGCTCGTGTACCTGGTGATCTTCGGATCGCTGGTCGCGTTCTCCGCGTATACGTATTTGATTCGTCACGCGCCAGCGTCGGTGGCCACGAGCTACGCCTATGTGAATCCGCTCGTGGGCGTGGCCTTCGGCATCGTCATTGGCCACGAGCGCGTGGGCGTCTCCACGCCCGTCGCCGCGCTGCTCGTCGTCTTGGGCGTGGTGTTCATCATGACCGGCAAAAAGGCGAGCGTTACATAA
- a CDS encoding 3-oxoacyl-ACP reductase: MNDWLVEIGQNKQARTMIRSLGLPVPVPEKLVRDKGPWSAAPLRDQAVLAGASDGAALVSEIAASLASAGADPYAAVSDAQKAAFRAAGEAYGRPPRHATELGEGKRVHALVFDASGIDGAGGLKALYDFFHAHIDRVARCGRLVVVGRVDPRAEPELALVATALEGFVRSAAKELGRKGATANLILVEPDAAAHLEPVLRFVLSARSAFISGQPFVVRARAAHRPNGKPPFVRPLDGKVVLVTGAARGIGEATARALGQEGAHVVCLDRPADDAATSKLARDVGGTPLLLDVTDPEAPRRIAEALKGLGGVHAVIHNAGITRDKTLLRMKAELWDQVIDVNLASVVAITQAIEPQLKAGGRIICLSSIAGIAGNVGQTNYAASKAGIIGYVRALAEKYADRGITVNAVAPGFIETRLTAAIPFVVREGGRRMSALGQGGLPIDVAQALVFLASPGAQGMTGQILRVCGGGLIGA; encoded by the coding sequence ATGAATGATTGGCTCGTCGAAATCGGACAGAACAAGCAAGCGCGCACCATGATTCGGTCGCTCGGGCTGCCGGTGCCCGTGCCCGAGAAGCTCGTGCGCGACAAAGGTCCTTGGAGCGCGGCTCCACTGCGCGATCAAGCGGTCCTTGCCGGCGCCAGCGATGGGGCGGCCCTCGTCTCCGAAATCGCCGCCTCCCTGGCATCGGCCGGCGCCGATCCCTACGCCGCCGTGAGCGATGCGCAAAAGGCGGCGTTCCGTGCGGCGGGTGAAGCTTACGGGCGGCCGCCCCGCCATGCCACGGAGCTCGGCGAAGGAAAGCGCGTGCACGCGCTGGTCTTCGACGCCTCGGGCATCGATGGCGCCGGAGGCTTGAAAGCTCTGTACGACTTTTTCCACGCGCACATCGATCGCGTGGCACGGTGCGGGCGGCTCGTCGTCGTCGGCCGCGTGGATCCGCGCGCGGAGCCCGAGCTTGCGCTGGTGGCGACGGCCCTCGAAGGCTTCGTGCGCAGCGCCGCCAAAGAGCTGGGTCGCAAAGGCGCTACCGCAAACCTGATCCTCGTCGAACCCGACGCGGCCGCGCACCTCGAGCCCGTGCTTCGTTTCGTCCTCTCGGCCCGCTCCGCGTTCATCTCGGGGCAGCCCTTCGTCGTGCGCGCGCGCGCCGCGCATCGGCCCAACGGCAAGCCGCCGTTCGTGCGCCCGCTCGATGGCAAGGTGGTGCTCGTGACCGGTGCTGCGCGCGGCATTGGCGAGGCCACGGCGCGCGCGCTGGGGCAGGAGGGCGCGCACGTCGTCTGCCTGGATCGCCCCGCCGACGATGCAGCCACGAGCAAGCTCGCCCGCGACGTGGGGGGCACGCCGCTGCTCCTCGACGTGACGGATCCCGAGGCCCCCCGCCGCATCGCGGAGGCGTTGAAAGGGCTCGGCGGCGTGCATGCCGTGATCCACAACGCGGGCATCACCCGGGACAAAACCTTGCTGCGCATGAAAGCGGAGCTCTGGGACCAAGTCATCGACGTCAACCTGGCGTCGGTGGTGGCCATCACCCAAGCCATCGAGCCGCAGTTGAAGGCCGGTGGCCGCATCATCTGCCTCTCGTCGATCGCCGGCATCGCGGGCAACGTCGGGCAGACGAACTACGCGGCCTCCAAGGCCGGCATCATCGGCTACGTGCGCGCCCTCGCGGAGAAATACGCGGATCGCGGCATCACGGTGAACGCCGTAGCGCCCGGATTCATCGAGACGCGGCTCACCGCAGCGATCCCCTTCGTGGTGCGCGAGGGCGGCCGCCGCATGAGCGCGCTCGGCCAAGGCGGGCTTCCCATCGACGTGGCGCAAGCCTTGGTCTTTCTCGCCAGCCCGGGGGCTCAAGGCATGACGGGCCAGATCCTTCGCGTCTGCGGTGGCGGGTTGATTGGGGCCTGA